One part of the Rutidosis leptorrhynchoides isolate AG116_Rl617_1_P2 chromosome 1, CSIRO_AGI_Rlap_v1, whole genome shotgun sequence genome encodes these proteins:
- the LOC139894541 gene encoding uncharacterized mitochondrial protein AtMg00810-like: MSMLKELHFFLGLEVKQLPKGIFIGQSKYISDMFKKFNFPEMKIRPTPMSINISLHADLNGQPFDQTLYRSQIGSLMYLTASRPDIHVCYRVQNFVFSSARKPSIARIIVLSENIFAARKKCDV, encoded by the exons atgagcatgctcaaagaacttcatttctttctAGGTTTAGAAGTTAAACAACTTCCAAAGGGGATTTTCATCGGACAATCAAAATACATTTCGGATATGTTCAAAAAGTTTAACTTTCCTGAGATGAAAATCAGACCCACCCCAATGTCAATTAACATTTCATTACATGCTGATCTGAATGGTCAACCTTTTGATCAGACGCTCTATAGGAGCCAAATTGGCTCATTGATGTATCTCACTGCTAGTAGACCCGACATTCATGTTTGCT ACAGAGTGCAAAACTTCGtgttttcgagcgctcgaaaacCTAGTATTGCTCGAATAATTGTGTTGTCTGAAAACATCTTTGCTGCTCGAAAAAAGTGTGATGTCTga